A genomic segment from Desulfatirhabdium butyrativorans DSM 18734 encodes:
- a CDS encoding response regulator, producing the protein MSKEGNILEQQSYLQSELLHFGLLEKAREILADLGEKAALSYIKFSYHLLSKVYHPDLNRDNSLRANREMKRLNRLIDLISRLDNAEIVEAIRSGMIITTDSRRRILVVEDEPDLLELYHGVLETEGYRVFSASDGEEGLTVFRLFHPELVFTDVLMPKLNGIEMVQIIRSEKPYTKIIYLTGFLGMEGLRLKLNDEVKRHQYRLLSKPFKISEMLSEIETYLSGASSDSQFVKGLRSMGM; encoded by the coding sequence TTGTCAAAGGAGGGAAACATATTGGAACAACAGAGTTATCTCCAAAGCGAACTGCTGCATTTCGGCCTGCTGGAAAAGGCAAGGGAAATTCTGGCCGATTTGGGAGAAAAAGCAGCGTTATCCTACATTAAATTCAGTTATCACCTCCTGAGCAAAGTATACCATCCGGACTTGAACCGGGACAATTCCTTGCGCGCAAACCGTGAAATGAAACGCCTCAATCGCCTGATCGACTTGATCAGCCGTTTGGATAACGCAGAAATCGTCGAAGCAATCCGATCCGGCATGATAATTACTACCGATAGCCGCCGTCGTATCCTTGTGGTTGAAGACGAGCCCGATCTACTGGAACTTTATCATGGGGTTCTGGAAACCGAAGGGTATCGTGTTTTCTCCGCGTCAGACGGGGAAGAAGGGTTGACGGTATTTCGTCTTTTTCATCCCGAATTGGTGTTTACCGATGTCCTCATGCCGAAATTGAATGGGATCGAGATGGTACAGATCATTCGAAGCGAAAAACCCTATACCAAAATCATTTACCTTACAGGATTCCTTGGGATGGAAGGTCTCAGGCTCAAACTGAATGATGAAGTAAAACGCCACCAGTATCGGCTTTTGTCAAAACCATTTAAAATCAGCGAAATGCTGAGCGAAATTGAAACCTACCTGTCAGGCGCATCTTCTGATTCACAGTTTGTGAAAGGGCTGCGTTCGATGGGTATGTAA